CGGGAAATGTCAGAGTCTAATCTGGGTGGAGGAATCGGCCTTAGACCCTGTGGTATCCCCCATGTCAGGACTGCATCTCTCTGTAAATTTAGCCTGGGCCCCCTGACAACATACCTCACTAACAGCCTTCATAGACTGCAGGAAGTTTCATTGACCCCTCCCTTGCAGCTAGTTTGGGCCTTCCAGTTGAGCCTTTAGAGCATCTGCTACCTGTCCTCACTATAGACGGGAGGGTTGTGGGCTCTGGCCCTGTGACCCATCGAACCAAACCAATAATCCTCCAGGTGTGGAACAGGTGGAATTATACCTGACTCAGGCTCCCCACCTAAAGCTGGTGCTTGGGTACCCCTGGTTGGAGCTTCTCAACGTATGTATAGACTGGTCAACCCACTCAGTCTATGCTTGGGGCCCATTTTGTCGGAGGAACTGTTTAAAGCTCAATGAAGCAGTTCCTCCGGCAGTTTCACCAAAGGAGATACCCATACCACACTTAGACAGAGTTCCTAAGAAATACAGGGACCTCTGTGAGGTGTTCAAAAAAAAACAGTCCCAGGTCCTGCCCCCACACAGGCCATACGACAACAATCAACCTCTTACCAGGCACAACTCCACCTGGTGGTCGATTGTTTGCACTTGCTCCTCCCGAACGCGCTGCAATGGACACCTACATTTGTGAGGCCTTCGAGTCGGGCTTCATACGGCCTTCCTCATCACCAGCAGGGGCTGGatttttttgtggggaaaaaaagatgGTGGAATTCATTCCTGCATTGATTACAGAGGACTGAATGCCATCACTGTGAAGGACCGTTACCCTACAACCTGGTTCggcagggggatgaatggaaaacGGCCTTCATTACCCCAACAGGGCACTACGAGTACCACGTAATGCCCTTTAGTCTCATGAATGCCCCCACAGTGTTCCAACGCTTTATTAATGATGTACTGCAGGAGGCCTTGGACCAGTATGTATATGTCTACCTTGACGACATACTGATTTACAGCTGGTCACTGGAGGAACACATAGGACATGTCCGACGGGTTCTCCAGTTGCTCTTGGAGAACTGTCCATTTGTAAAACTGGCATGCCCCCGGATCTTGTGTCGAACCAGGGGCCCCAGTTTGCCAGCCGGTTTTGGAAGGCCTTTTGCAAGCTGATGGGAGCCACTGTGAGTCTCACTTCCAGCTTCCACCAGGAGTAGAACGGGCAAACTAAGCGGGTCAATCAAGACCTTGGCCAACTGTTTCGTTGCCTCACTGCAGGCAATCTGACATCCTGGACTGACCAACTGCTCTGGGCAGAGTATGCCCACAACACCCTGTGGCATTCATCCTTGGGTATGTCACCTTTTAAATGCTAATTTGGGTTCTCCTCTCCGCTATTTGTGGAACAGGAGAGGGAGGTGGGTGTATCCTCTGCTAAGCAGTGTGTCCGTCGGTGTCGCAGGGCCTGGCAGAAGGCACTCAGTGGCAGAAGGAATCAGTGGGTAACAgtgggtaaagaaaaaaaaatgagacagaaaagaactcttaaaagaagccacaaaaaaagaagatctcaaaagaaacaaagtctcacaaaaaagagagagagaaaagatcatttgcttagtttgggccatgccatgtggcagcaggTCCTTTGTTTGATTTCCCCGCCCTTTTTCTCCACTgccatgtataaaatatattgataaataataaaaataataaataaaaaataataaaaaataataaataaataaatcaaaccactctgcatttgagtccacctcaCCCACTAAACTGTAACAGAGGGGGGCAGTGCACTAtgtggtgcagcctaagcttttgtccttaatggctttaCTTTTtcccccttatattacttttatttttatacttaaagtagttttgaaaccagtatttttacattttgctggCGTAAAAAGATTTTGAAACCCTAGTATCTGTACTTATGCCTGAGTAATAAATGTTATTACTTTTAATCTAAGTTGTTCTTGGTGTAAAGGATtgcttttttaagttttttcttGGCATGAAAGTATCAGAACAAAAAATattctctttttcctttctttaacAGGTATAAGACTACAGTCACTGTAAAACGCTCCTGGATCGTGGTCACACTCTGCTGGTTCATGGCTGCATTAATCAGTTTTGTTCCTATGTTTGGATGGAACAACTCGGAAAACTTGGACAACTTGGACAGTGCAGCTCATTCAAACTCCACCAGCTTTAAATGCCACTTCTTATCTGTGGTTTCCACTTCATATCTAGTAAAATTTGTTTTCTTCAGCTGTTTCCTTCCTGAGTTTGCGATAGTTACCGGCTTGTACTGTTACATCTTCCTGACCACTAGAAGGCAGTTAAGAGCTCAAATCGGTGTTCGCAAAGAGTCCGGCACCAATTACCTAAAGGAACAGAGACTGGCTGCTTCACTGGCTCTGGTCtatgttctgtttgctgttggttgGATTTCTGTGTTACTCATGCAAATTGTAAAACTCTATTATGGAAATGAAACAGTGCCCTCTTCTGTTATGCACGTTGGTGTCTTCCTGTCTCATGTTAGTTCAGCTCTAAATCCAATAGTCTATTCATTCAGGATCCCCATGATAAACAAGGCTTTTAGAGAGCTGTGGTTGAAATTTACCCACTGTAGAGCACAGCAGCAGAATGATCCAAATAATGTACAGACAAATACAGACAGCAACACCAAAAACAGCaccacataaaatacataaaaaagcaaaatcaagAGCAGTAGACTAGGGGAGGGTATCGTCTCTGATTTCTCAGTTCGATTTGATTTCGATTCACAAGGTCCTCGTTTGATCTATTTAGGAacattttagttaaaataaaaattgtagtttaaatatgaaatgttgtTGTTATAAAAGGAACACTCAAActtctattattaaaatattagtgtttatattatatagatttagcTTAGTTAATTGcgacactggccactttactcaaatatttGCGTGTGGGTAAAACATAACGTGGTTCCAGAACATTAATGCAGCTTCAGAAGCCATCATTTTTAACAAtgctgtataaatgtataaattgtataaatgtatatattgatattttagttacataaaacaaaaacataacatgcttcatacatttcttttttatttgcaaataaaagtgtgaaatgtaCCCAAACCCACTTGTTCAGATGTGATAGTATAATaagcacagtgataataaaaacacaacaagcaaaattaaaaatgttaagagattaaactttatttaattcaatggaaaaacCAGCCGGTCTAAACGGAGCGCTTCTCCCCCATAATAAGAGCCTCTGTCTCTAATAGTTAAACCTGTCCCACTGTATGGCTGCCTGACGCTGTTAGCGCACCGGTGGGAGTTAGCTTAGCCGCGGCTAAAGGTGGATTAGCTTAACCGGTGATTtggctaacccgctaagctaacaGTAGATTCACCCAGTCTGGTCTTACTTTATATAACGTACAGGtgaaaaaaacacaggaaaacagcttaaaacaatgttaaatgtactagtttgataaacacatgcAGCAGTGAGTAAAAATACAGGAGGAAATTAcctacatttttacagaaactcctCCGCAATGCTGACTCCAGTCCACTGTGCTCCAGTTTAACTGATCACCCAGCCAGAGGGCTTGAAAAAGGATATCCTCGTGAGATAAAACGCAAGACATTAAAACTGTACACATATATGGGGAAAAGAGCTAATTCTAAG
This DNA window, taken from Astyanax mexicanus isolate ESR-SI-001 chromosome 5, AstMex3_surface, whole genome shotgun sequence, encodes the following:
- the LOC125802208 gene encoding adenosine receptor A1-like; translated protein: MSENAMWIFLPLEVVVAVACCLGNALVIWAVRAGGSLRKPTFCFITALAVADFLVGSVAIPLGVLVDVGMKISFYGCLFMCCDMLMIETASVILLLAIAVDRFLRVHIPLTYKTTVTVKRSWIVVTLCWFMAALISFVPMFGWNNSENLDNLDSAAHSNSTSFKCHFLSVVSTSYLVKFVFFSCFLPEFAIVTGLYCYIFLTTRRQLRAQIGVRKESGTNYLKEQRLAASLALVYVLFAVGWISVLLMQIVKLYYGNETVPSSVMHVGVFLSHVSSALNPIVYSFRIPMINKAFRELWLKFTHCRAQQQNDPNNVQTNTDSNTKNSTT